From the Lactuca sativa cultivar Salinas chromosome 9, Lsat_Salinas_v11, whole genome shotgun sequence genome, the window tccccaatatacaacttacgcacatacgcctttccaggcccgaccttccggtccatgtgtctcaggggacttccgtccctgctgggtaaaccttccggtcctacccacgccgaccttccggtccatcacacaacatatcgccttccggcccataacatattgccttccggcccataatataatcgccttccggcccataacatacatagcacatataacaaataacttaccacatatggcatacatatcacatatcatatccgaccttccggccacacagtcaaacccttccgggtacagtatagtgagaagactcacctcgtaaaagctgaacgctagcaaatcccgaaatgactcgtgcacaaccgacgagctacaacctccctatcacatcacatatctcattaatacttatatcttctgagtgtgactatccctaagaagtcagacttaggtcaactctggtcaacggtcaacggtcaactcgaccggactcggcgagtgccatggcgactcggcgagtctaaacgtcCTCCATCCTTCtgggattccttatctactcgtcgagtatcctcctcgacccgacgagttactcctgggagaatcgcggggccaccccgactccactcgccgagtctgaagaacaactcggcgagtcccagtaaatcttcaagctactcgccgagtctgaagaacaactcggcaagtccatgccatgcagacgagcaactgcttcctgaattacgtatggtcccgagatatacaatcatgggactttctggacttctaaacatctcattactgggggtataaacgtctgggtaataacataataacccatctaatcactaaatgggtttcataaaccctagattcgtatacacatcaaataacagaagggaatccgaaatattacctggaatatgccctctctgtgtctccaaaccgcagaactcgaatcccttgctgttcctttagccaaaacccttctcctccttgcccaacaatttcttcaagccctaatatcctccaatcttgctctagatgcccacagccgtttagggttcctctcaatcgactaaagacggacaatgacggcctataagagcattatatacgatccaaaaccgaacggttagggtttctgctgaacagcgtcgactcgccgagtccatatctggactcgtcgagtccagtcgcgaacccgcgaccaagtctgcgatcctactcggcgagtctaggctccaactcgccgagtcccctctcaactcaccccaaaaacataattaaacaatacctgagatttcgggctgttacattatCGTTATCACCCACCCattaacaccaccaccaccaccaccgacccacccaccacccaccatccTTTACCACTACCACCCACAACTACCACAAACCAACTATCACCCACGACGCATATCAACTATGATATACCACCACCACAACCCTCCCACCCATCACCACCGCCCGTCACCACCACACCTCCACCTTTACCACTCATCGCCACCACACATCACCATACGCCGCCACCACCCATCAAAAACAtcaccatcactacccaccatcCTACCTGTCACCCCTACCACACTTTACCACCATTACCTATCACCACCCACAACCACCAAGAACCAACTATCACCCATGACCACTATCACCAACAATCCACCACCATTACTACCACTCACTGCCCCCACCCCTACTCATCACCACCAGTTACCACCCCCACCTCTACCATATCCACCACCTACCACACACCACCACCCATCTCCACCACATGACCACGACTTGCTACCTACAACCACCAAcaccatatgtgattaaataaatataacggaataaatcatgtgtgattatatgtatttaatcacataaatcacatttgattaagtacatataatcacatatgattatatgtatctaatcacatatgatttatataaacaAGATTCATTTTCATGTTTTCCATTCAATAATTTATTCTCATATTTTTTATTCAACGGGTTTTCTCTTGTATATAATCTCATATGATTTATACAGACAAGATTCTTTttcatataaatcacatatgattagatacatacaatcacatatgattagatatatttaataacatatgattaaagttacataaatcatatgtgattttatgtatttaatcacataaatcatatgcgatttagcacatataatcacatgtgattgtatgtatctaatcacatattattTATATTGAAAAAACTCATTTTCAAATTTATGATTCAATAattttctcatgtatttaatcacatgtgattatatgtatttaatcacatatgattagtatGGACAAAAAACAACTTCTGAATCAAGAATGCAAAAACAAGTTTCGCACACATAATGATATATGaattgatacatataatcacaggtgattaaatacacgagaacaAATATTGAATCGAAAATGCAAAACGAATATtgtcaatataaatcatatgtgattatatacatataatctaatcacatgtgattacaaaaTGATAACAACTACTGAATCAAGAAACCAAAAAGAAATATTGTactcataaatcatatgtgattagatacataaaatcgcatgtgattatatgtatttaatcacacatTATTTATATGGACAACATTCATTTTCGTGTTTTCGACACAATACTTGGTCTTATGTatttaataacatgtgattatatgtatttaatcacatatgatttatgcagaataattttgtttttgCATTCTTGATTCAATAATTGTCCTTGTGTATAtaaccacatgtgattaaatgtatttaatcacatatgatttatatgaacaaaattcgttttcgactttttgattcaatatttttctcGCATATTTAATGACATGTGATTACaagtatctaatcacatatgatttatacggACAAAACTGAATcgatattttctatataaattatatgtgattgaATACATACAGTAACATATTATTAAATATACGAGAACAACTGTTGAATCGAGAacacaaaaatgaatattttccATATAAAATATATATGGTTAGatgcatataatcatatgtgattatatgtatttaatcacatatgacttatgtggaaaatatttattttcgcCTTTTTGATTTAATAATTGTCCTCGTATATtttatcatatatgattatatgaatttaatgaaattatttttttcagaaaAGTCATTTTTGTGTTCTCAACTAAATTAAATCGCATCTAATTTTAGTGGacattatttatttttgtgttttttatttaatagTAGGTATCGTGTAATAAATCATATGTTATTCTTTGTATTTCATCACATTTGatatatgttgaaaagattcactTTTGTGTTTTCAATTCAATAATTATTCTCgagtatttaatcacatatgattatatgtatttaatcatatgtgatttatatgaaCAAGGTTCGTTTTCGTATTTTCAATTGAATAATTGTTCTCGTGTATTTAATATAagaaaaattattgaaaaaattgttaaaacattttaattataaaaaaagttGTTACTTTGGATAAAAAGAATAGATAATAAAACATGCATAAATTGTTTGTGTAACCTAATACTTTTTAAAATGCATTAAAAACTTAAGCATTGTAAGTATGATTTCTAAATTTTTTCTATGTCCAAAATCTTTTGATTAATATTTATTTAGGTAATCTTACTTGGTAACTTGGGGAACTCACATGAACCAAAGCTTTTCCGTTGATTCTTCTCCTCCTCCCCCATCAACACATCAAATTtccattctatcatgcaaaccaaaCAACTTTTATTCTTTCCAGTGGAATAAACTATTCCATTCCATCCCTTCTACAAATGCAAATGAATCCAAAAACAGTTCTATTTCAGTAAAAATATAACATTTCACATTGAAATATCCATATTTAGCAGCAACAAAAATAGGATTTGAAGCACTAACAACTATAATAGTACATTGCAACAACATTCCCCTTCTTgctctttttttttgttttcatttcatttacaGGAGCTTATGCATATCCCGTGTTCAGCAgatgaaaaatatcattttaaaaggttaaaaaaattaaataaagacAGAAACATGATTAAGTAGAGAACAATGCAGGAATACTCACTTATTAGCaacaacctcaaggacaaatttGTCATTAACATTGTTTTGTTATTCGTGAGAGATCACTGTGAAGAGACATTGGCCTCTTGCATTCTAAATGATTGGGAATATAGCTTTTTAGTGCATTCTGATACAATCATTCAATCAATTTTAACTTGTAAGTTGTAAGGTGTAGTTTAGCTTAGTGGCAATGTTTATAAAACGTGCATTATGAGTTGTACTCTATGCATTCCTATGTGTAGGTTCGGCTTTTACATATTGGttgtgtaacatccagattcccaggtatcctaatttgttcttttatttttgggaattgtgaggagactcggcgagttggcgtctaaactcgccgagtatggtcgcggattcgtatgcgagttcacagctggactcggcgagttcatgagtggactcggcgagtccacgctgtttaatgaaaccctaatttccagggtttgagacctatttaaaggcccttaggaccgtcatttgcggccaccaaccccgagagagaaaccctaagagatttagagcgtttgtgaggaaggagaggtcattcttgatcctt encodes:
- the LOC111919564 gene encoding extensin-like, which produces MIYHHHNPPTHHHRPSPPHLHLYHSSPPHITIRRHHPSKTSPSLPTILPVTPTTLYHHYLSPPTTTKNQLSPMTTITNNPPPLLPLTAPTPTHHHQLPPPPLPYPPPTTHHHPSPPHDHDLLPTTTNTICD